One genomic window of Natronorubrum aibiense includes the following:
- a CDS encoding acyl-CoA dehydrogenase: MDFSLSAEQRQITEMVTEFVDEEIVPIADEIDKKDEFPQDIVDELAELGLMGMPFPEEYGGAGLDYHTYPAALEEISRGSGGLGTIVAAHISLAGNMLYEFGDEAQKEEYLTPVAEGTDIGAFALSEAGAGSDVPAMETTAEEDGDGYLINGGKLWISNGSVADTVTVFAKTDPDAGNKGISSFIVRPEEDDGFIVEGTEEKLGDKGCPTAELRFDDLWIPEDRLLGDEGDGFVQALKTLNGGRITIAARSIGIAQAALDEAVKYSQDREQFDQPISEFQAIQHKLADMDTKTRAARLLMHDAADKKIRGENFIKEAAQAKLYASEVSREVANEGIQIHGGYGYTKDFPAERFYRDAKLNEIYEGTSEVLRNTIAQHLLN, translated from the coding sequence CGAGTTCCCCCAGGACATCGTCGACGAACTCGCCGAACTCGGACTGATGGGGATGCCGTTCCCCGAGGAGTACGGTGGTGCCGGTCTCGACTACCACACGTACCCGGCAGCCCTCGAGGAGATCTCGCGTGGCTCCGGCGGTCTCGGAACGATCGTCGCCGCCCACATCTCGCTCGCGGGGAACATGCTCTACGAGTTCGGCGACGAGGCCCAGAAAGAGGAGTACCTCACGCCCGTCGCGGAGGGGACGGACATCGGTGCGTTCGCCCTCTCGGAGGCCGGCGCTGGCAGCGACGTGCCGGCGATGGAGACGACGGCCGAAGAAGACGGCGACGGCTACCTGATCAACGGTGGCAAACTCTGGATTTCGAACGGTTCGGTCGCCGACACGGTGACCGTGTTCGCCAAAACCGATCCCGACGCGGGCAACAAGGGGATCTCGTCGTTCATCGTCCGTCCCGAGGAAGACGACGGATTCATCGTCGAAGGGACGGAGGAGAAACTCGGCGATAAGGGCTGTCCGACGGCCGAACTCCGGTTTGACGACCTCTGGATTCCGGAAGACCGACTGCTCGGTGACGAGGGCGACGGCTTCGTGCAGGCGCTGAAGACGCTCAACGGCGGCCGTATCACGATCGCCGCCCGGTCGATCGGGATCGCACAGGCCGCGCTCGACGAGGCAGTCAAATACAGCCAGGACCGCGAGCAGTTCGACCAGCCGATCAGCGAGTTCCAGGCAATTCAGCACAAACTCGCTGACATGGATACGAAGACGCGCGCTGCCCGCCTGCTCATGCACGACGCTGCAGACAAGAAGATCCGCGGCGAGAACTTCATCAAAGAGGCCGCGCAGGCGAAACTCTACGCCAGCGAAGTGAGCCGTGAGGTCGCAAACGAAGGCATCCAGATCCACGGCGGCTACGGCTACACCAAGGACTTCCCCGCCGAACGGTTCTACCGCGACGCCAAACTTAACGAGATCTACGAAGGGACGAGCGAAGTGCTGCGAAATACGATCGCTCAACACCTGCTGAACTGA